The genomic segment AACGGGCGGCTGCCGGCCCGCCCCTCCTGTGCCACGGATCCGGGCGGCCGCCCGGCTGTCGGCGTACCCGGTGTGGGCGGGGGCGGATAGGCTCGGGACGATCAACCGGGCCGGGCCGGGCCGGTCATCAGCTCGGGCTGGTCGCCGGGCCGGCCACGGTGGGCGGGCCGTGGGTCGAGGACGGGTGGCGCAGCGTGCAGCAGGGGCGGCGGGACAGCACATTCGGACGGCTGGTGCGGAACGGGTTCACCGACCCGGCCGTGGCCGAGCGGCTGCTGAACGCGCCCGAACTCGCCGGTGTGCGGCACGACCCCCTTCTGCTCGACGCCCTCGGCGCCACCGCCGACCCCGATCTCGCCCTGCGGGCCCTGGTCCGTCTGGCCGAGTCGCTGGCCGCGCGCGACGCACGGGACGCGCTGGAGGCCCCGTCCGGAGCACCGGCCCCGTCCGTTACGCCCGTCCCGCCCGGTACGGGCGCTACGGGGGCCGGGTCCGCCCCCGCCCCCGGCGTGGCCCGGGACGAGGGCTCCGCCTCGGTCCCGGACAAGAGCCCCGGAACCGAGGCAGAGGCAGGCCCCGCGACGCCCGCGGCAGGCGCGGCCGGGACCCGCCCGGACGAAAGCCCCGGCGCGGCGGCCCCGGAGGCCGCCACCGGTACGCCCCCGGCCGGGACTCCCGGAGCGCCCCCGGCCGGCACCCCCGGTACGCGCCCGGGCGGGCCCCCGGCCGCGGGCCTGTCCCCGGCCGGCGGCCCGACCCCGGCGGCCCGCGCCCCCGCCGCCGGACCGCGGACCCGGGCGCTGCTCGACACCCTCGTCACCGCCAAGCCGTTCCGCGACCGCCTGCTGCGCGTCCTCGGCGTCTCCGAGGCGCTCGGCGACCACCTGGTGCGGCACCCGCTCGACTGGCAGACCCTCGTCACCTACGAACCCGGCGATCTCCACCCCGGGCTGGCCGAGTTCGAGCACGATCTGGCCGGCGCAGAGGACGCCGACAGCCTGCGCGCCGCCTACCGCCGCTCCCTCCTCACCATCGCGGCCCGCGACGTCTGCGGCACCATCGACGTCGCCGAGGCCGCCGCCGAGCTCGCCGACCTCGCCACCGCCACCCTGCGCGCCGCCCTCCGCATCGCCGAGGCCGCCGCCCCCGACGACGCGGCCGTCTGCCGGCTGTCCGTCATCGCCATGGGCAAGTGCGGCGGCCAGGAGCTCAACTACGTCTCCGACGTGGACGTGATCTTCGTGGGCGGGGCCGCCGACGACCGGGCGTCCGCAGAGGAGGAGACGGAGGCCCTGCGCGCCGCCACCCGGCTCGCCTCGCACATGATGCGGCTCTGCTCCGACACCACCGCCGAGGGCACCATCTGGCCCGTCGACGCCAACCTCCGCCCCGAGGGCCGCAACGGGCCCCTGGTCCGCACCCTCTCCAGCCATCTCGCCTACTACCAGCGCTGGGCCAAGACCTGGGAGTTCCAGGCCCTGCTCAAGGCGCGCCCGGTCGCGGGGGACGCCGCCCTCGGCCGGGAGTACTGCGACGCCGTCGCCCCCATGGTGTGGCAGGCCGCCGAGCGGGAGAACTTCGTCGCCGACGTGCAGCAGATGCGCCGCCGCGTGGTGGAGAACATCCCCGCCGCGCAGATCGAGCGCGAGCTCAAACTCGGCCCCGGCGGCCTGCGCGACGTCGAGTTCGCCGTCCAGCTGCTGCAACTCGTCCACGGCCGTGCCGACACCGGCCTGCGCAGCGGCTCCACCCTGGAGGCGCTGGCCGCGCTCGCCGAGGGCGGCTACGTGGGCCGGGCCGACGCCGCCGCACTCGACGAGGCGTACCGCTTCCTCCGGGCGATGGAGCACCGCATCCAGCTCCACCGGCTGCGCCGCACCCACCTCGTCCCCGAGGACGAGGCCGATCTCCGCCGCCTCGGCCGCTCTCTGGCCGCCGCCTTCCGGTGGGACCGCGGTACGGAGCCGGTGGTGACGCTCCGCCGGGAGTGGAAGCGGCACAGCCGCGAGGTGCGCCGACTGCACGAGAAGCTGTTCTACCGGCCGCTGCTGGACGCCGTCGCGCAGCTGGAGCCCGGCGCGGTGCGGCTCAGCACGACGGCGGCCCGGGAACGCCTGGTGGCCCTCGGCTACGCCGACCCCGCCGCGGCCCTGCGCCATCTGGAGGCGCTGGCCTCC from the Streptomyces xinghaiensis S187 genome contains:
- a CDS encoding bifunctional [glutamine synthetase] adenylyltransferase/[glutamine synthetase]-adenylyl-L-tyrosine phosphorylase, with the translated sequence MQQGRRDSTFGRLVRNGFTDPAVAERLLNAPELAGVRHDPLLLDALGATADPDLALRALVRLAESLAARDARDALEAPSGAPAPSVTPVPPGTGATGAGSAPAPGVARDEGSASVPDKSPGTEAEAGPATPAAGAAGTRPDESPGAAAPEAATGTPPAGTPGAPPAGTPGTRPGGPPAAGLSPAGGPTPAARAPAAGPRTRALLDTLVTAKPFRDRLLRVLGVSEALGDHLVRHPLDWQTLVTYEPGDLHPGLAEFEHDLAGAEDADSLRAAYRRSLLTIAARDVCGTIDVAEAAAELADLATATLRAALRIAEAAAPDDAAVCRLSVIAMGKCGGQELNYVSDVDVIFVGGAADDRASAEEETEALRAATRLASHMMRLCSDTTAEGTIWPVDANLRPEGRNGPLVRTLSSHLAYYQRWAKTWEFQALLKARPVAGDAALGREYCDAVAPMVWQAAERENFVADVQQMRRRVVENIPAAQIERELKLGPGGLRDVEFAVQLLQLVHGRADTGLRSGSTLEALAALAEGGYVGRADAAALDEAYRFLRAMEHRIQLHRLRRTHLVPEDEADLRRLGRSLAAAFRWDRGTEPVVTLRREWKRHSREVRRLHEKLFYRPLLDAVAQLEPGAVRLSTTAARERLVALGYADPAAALRHLEALASGVSRKAAIQRTLLPVLLGWFADSADPDAGLLNFRKVSDALGGTPWYLRLLRDEGAAAENLARVLSGGRLAPDLLMRAPEAVALLGAPDGLRPRGRAALEQEVMAAVNRADGPEQAVTAARGVRRREMFRTAAADLIGAYGTEESPAQHDPGGAVGRVGTALTDLNAATVAGALRAAVRAQWGDTLPTRFAVIGMGRFGGQELNYGSDADVLFVHEPREGVAEEEAARAAFAVANEMRRLLQLPSADPPLLIDADLRPEGKTGPLVRSLSSYAAYYRRWGQPWESQALLRAAPVAGDAGLGERFTELIDPLRYPVEGPDEHAVREIRRLKARMEKERMPRGADRTTHAKLGRGGLSDVEWTVQLIQLRHAWAEPGLRTTRTREALAAAHAAGLIGTEDAEILDEAWLLATRLRNAVMLVRGRPGDTFPAEVRERAAVGRYLGYEIGSSGELLDDYRRVTRRARGVMERLFYDDQG